AGCGGGTGACGTTCGCCGAGGGCCACAGGCAGGGCCATGGCAGCACGTGCACCTGCCACGAGGGTGGCCAGCTCCTCGTACTCGGACTCGTCGGCGATCGTGCCGGCGAGCTTCCCGTTCTCGTCCTCCCACACGATCTCCACCGGACCTTCGCCGGGAAGCGAGGCGAGGACCGCGTCGACATCGGTGGCCAGGTCAGGCCAGACGGTCAACCGGGCACGCGGGGTGAGTCGGGTGCGTATCGCTTCGAGAGTGCCGCCGGTGAGGCGGTGCCAGCGGGAGGCGTTGTGGAGGTGTTCCTCCTCCAGGATCGCTGCGTGCCGCATGGCGACGGACCAGCGCACGCGCGCCCAGAAGTCCTCGTCGGCGGGCCGCTGTACGCCGGGCTCGTCGGAGTCCGCGTCGTAGGGCGAGGTTTCCAGCCGCTCCGGGAAGAGGCCGAGAACCCGGGTGCCGGCGACCGCGTGCTCGCAGGGCCTGTCGCTGCCGACGTAGACGTACTGGTCCCAGCCGACATGCACACTGAACCTGTCCTCCACCTCCAGACGGCACCAGGCACCGTTGTCGCGGAGCATGACACGGACCAGCTCCAGGCCGAGGGAGACGGGCACCTCCGCACCGTCGTGGAATCCGCTGAGGTCGGGTGGGAAGAGCCCGGCAAGGCCGTGAACGTCGGCCGCCGGCTCCAGGCCGAAGCGGGCCAGGCCGGAGATCCCCGGCTCGCGAATGACCAGGTGGTCGATGCCGGTGTCCTCGGCGAAGGCGGCAATCGCCTGCAGATACGCGGCCTCGACCGGTCCGTGATCGCTGGTCGAGTCCTCGGCGCCGATGTAGCTGCCGTGCTCGTCGCGGTCGGCAGGGTCGTACTTGGTGATCCGGTAGACGAAGGGCGGCACGTTGCTCCCGTGGTTGTCGGTCGGCATGGTTTCGGCCTGACGGGTCCGCCCGAAGGGCGGGCGGACCCGCGAAGTCACCACCCCCTAGCGGGCGAGGAACGGGGTCAGGGCCGCCGTGAGTTCGTCGGGGGCGTCCAGTGCGATGAGGTGGGCGGCCGTCGGGAACTCGACCAGGGCGGCGCCGGGGATCTCGGCGGCGTAGCGCCGCGCGATGTCCTGGAAGTCGGGGACGTCGAGCTTGCCGACCCCGACCAGGGTGGGGACCGGGACGCCGGACAGGTCGCCCCGTACGACGCCCTGCGCGTGCTCACCGACGACGTCCTGGTTCACCAGCGACGTGCGGATCGGCTCGCGGAGCCGGTCGGCCAGTCCGGGGGCGACGTCGTCCCACGTGCGGGCCGGGCCGCGCACCCACATGTCGAGGTTCACGGCGACGGCGGCGTCCAGGTCGCCGGCCGCCAGGGCCGCCGTCTCCGCCTCGTCGTACGCGACCATCTCGGCGCCCCAGCCGTACCCCGGCCACGGCGCGGCCAGCACCGCGAGGGAGTGCACCCGGTCCGGATGGGTGAGGGTGAAGTCCACGGCCACCCGGCCGCCCCAGGACGCGCCGACGAGCCGGACCCGCTCGTGGCCGAGGTGGTCCAGGAGCCGGAGCAGGTCGCCGGTCTCGGTGAAGGGACCGCTCGGCGGAGCGGACCGCCCGAAGCCGCGCAGGTCGTAGCGGATGACGGTGTACCGCTCCGCGAGGGCGGGCACGACCGGGTCCCACATGTGGTGGTCGGCGATGCCGGCGTGCACGAGCACGACGGGCGGCCCGTCGCCGGTGACGACGTACGAGAGGTGTCCGAGGTCGTCGGAGAGTGTGATCATCCGCAGATGTTCGCAGGCCGGCCGCCTGCCCACCACTCTTTAGAACGCGTGCCACCGGGTCTGGGGGGCGGCGGTTCGGAGGGAGGTCACGCGGCGGTGGAACTCCGTGCGTGCCGCGGGGTTGGCGGGGGCGTGCTGGGCCACCCAGGCGCAGCTGGCCGTTTCGCGGGCGCCGCGCAGGACCGCGCAGCCCTCCCAGTCGCGGACGTCCCAGCCGTACGCCGCCGTGAACGCCTCGTACTGCGCGGTGGGCATCCCGTACCGGTCGCGGGACAGGGCCATCACCACCAGGTCGTGTTCGCGCAGGTCCGCCGATACGGTCTCCAGGTCGACCAGGACCGGGCCGTCCGGGCCCACGT
This DNA window, taken from Streptomyces sp. TN58, encodes the following:
- a CDS encoding S1 RNA-binding domain-containing protein, with product MPTDNHGSNVPPFVYRITKYDPADRDEHGSYIGAEDSTSDHGPVEAAYLQAIAAFAEDTGIDHLVIREPGISGLARFGLEPAADVHGLAGLFPPDLSGFHDGAEVPVSLGLELVRVMLRDNGAWCRLEVEDRFSVHVGWDQYVYVGSDRPCEHAVAGTRVLGLFPERLETSPYDADSDEPGVQRPADEDFWARVRWSVAMRHAAILEEEHLHNASRWHRLTGGTLEAIRTRLTPRARLTVWPDLATDVDAVLASLPGEGPVEIVWEDENGKLAGTIADESEYEELATLVAGARAAMALPVALGERHPLFTAVLPDSDGVLRARWRTEPTPSDRNWAFLKTLRRGQIITGTVTVIADFGVTFVDIGGFTAMINIPELSWRRFDHPSEIVSVGQEISAEILDVDLVRERVPLSLKALQRDPMPPFVQQVGRTVIGVVTELVPFGAFVRIEDGEGGLEGLVHLSELAEGHVNGPEEVVQVGDLLAVKIVDVDLPRRRITLSHLQALSPGER
- a CDS encoding alpha/beta fold hydrolase, translated to MITLSDDLGHLSYVVTGDGPPVVLVHAGIADHHMWDPVVPALAERYTVIRYDLRGFGRSAPPSGPFTETGDLLRLLDHLGHERVRLVGASWGGRVAVDFTLTHPDRVHSLAVLAAPWPGYGWGAEMVAYDEAETAALAAGDLDAAVAVNLDMWVRGPARTWDDVAPGLADRLREPIRTSLVNQDVVGEHAQGVVRGDLSGVPVPTLVGVGKLDVPDFQDIARRYAAEIPGAALVEFPTAAHLIALDAPDELTAALTPFLAR